From Mytilus edulis chromosome 9, xbMytEdul2.2, whole genome shotgun sequence, the proteins below share one genomic window:
- the LOC139490386 gene encoding nodal homolog produces the protein MRTINIQAANFLSLFIFRSVVCFSDFLDLSKNYRTPSTVLKNNFLSETEAVKLTHITPERSDQVMSAEYMFDLLNKLENGNDVLKASGMLDTSGDLDTADTVRSFSSKLKQFSRMYDVYKFKVHALSVEEHIKRVELRLNQNKESLSRKTKVKYVIKQNGHSILKYHSKENVEVDGKYSVVDLSKTIKSLINQVHGNITIKVSIKKNIKFDPSNKSQKLRREEGETKNDALLIIFSQDKGFLHEMYEKIMKMDPAEQLSRSKRAIQMKERRKNRTKGRKKRKMCQLQDFDVDFNHLGWGQWIVYPKVFNAKICTGVCKSPVAEKFTPTNHAMLQSLMRLGQPKAAPMPCCVPTKLKPLKLLYYEQDEIVVRLHDDMVADSCGCR, from the exons ATGCGGACCATCAATATACAAGCAGCTAATTTTTTATCGTTATTTATTTTCCGATCTGTAGTTTGTTTTAGTGACTTTTTAGACTTATCGAAAAATTACCGAACACCATCaactgttttaaaaaacaattttttgtccGAAACTGAGGCTGTAAAACTAACACACATTACTCCTGAAAGATCAGACCAAGTTATGTCTGCTGAATACATGTttgatttattgaataaattagaAAATGGAAATGACGTCTTAAAAGCTTCTGGGATGCTGGACACAAGTGGAGATTTGGATACTGCAGACACAGTTAGAAGTTTTTCATCAA aacTTAAACAATTTAGCAGAATGTATGACGTATACAAGTTCAAGGTTCACGCATTATCTGTGGAGGAACACATAAAAAGAGTGGAACTACGACTTAATCAGAACAAAGAATCTTTGAGTCgcaaaacaaaagttaaatatgTCATCAAACAAAACGGACATTCGATTTTAAAGTACCATTCAAAAGAAAATGTTGAAGTGGATGGGAAATATTCGGTTGTAGATTTATCAAAGACTATTAAATCACTGATTAACCAGGTTCATGGTAACATTACTATAAAAGTATCTATcaagaaaaatatcaaattcgATCCGTCAAATAAAAGTCAAAAGCTTCGGCGAGAAGAAGGCGAGACAAAAAATGAcgctttattaattatattttctCAAGATAAAGGATTTCTTCATGAAATGTACGAAAAGATTATGAAAATGGACCCTGCAGAACAATTATCGAGATCAAAACGTGCTATACAGATGAAAGAGAGAAGAAAAAATAGAACGAAAGgaagaaaaaaacgaaaaatgtgCCAATTACAAGATTTTGACGTTGATTTTAATCATTTAGGATGGGGACAATGGATTGTGTACCCTAAAGTATTCAATGCAAAAATATGTACAGGCGTTTGTAAATCACCAGTGGCTGAAAAGTTTACACCAACAAATCATGCCATGTTACAAAGTTTAATGAGACTTGGCCAACCAAAGGCCGCACCAATGCCATGTTGTGTACCAACCAAGTTAAAACCCCTTAAACTATTATATTATGAACAAGACGAAATAGTAGTTCGCTTACATGATGATATGGTTGCAGATTCGTGTGGATGTCGATGA